The Pseudomonas asiatica genome has a segment encoding these proteins:
- a CDS encoding efflux RND transporter permease subunit has protein sequence MNLSGPFIRRPVATMLLSLAIMLLGGVSFGLLPVAPLPQMDFPVIVVSANLSGASPEVMASTVATPLERKLGSIAGVTTLTSSSNQGSTRVIIGFEMGRDIDGAAREVQAAINATRNLLPSGMRSMPTYKKINPSQAPIMVLSLTSDVLQKGQLYDLADTILSQSLAQVPGVGEVQIGGSSLPAVRIAVEPQLLNQYGLSLDEVRTAVSNANQRRPMGFVEDAERNWQVRANDQLESAKDYEPVVIRQQNGTILRLSDVATITDGVENRYNSGFFNDQSAVLLVVNRQTGANIIETVDQIKAQLPALQSLLPASVQLNVAMDRSPVIKATLKEAEHTLLIAVVLVILVVYLFLGSLRASLIPSLAVPVSLVGTFAVMYLCGFSLNNLSLMALILATGLVVDDAIVVLENISRHIEDGQPPMKAAFLGAKEVGFTLLSMNVSLVAVFVSILFMGGIVRNLFQEFSITLAAAIIVSLVVSLTLTPMLCARWLKPHQAEQNRLQRWSDQLHQRMVDAYDRSLGWALRHKRLTLISLLATIGINIALYVVVPKTLMPQQDTGQLMGFIRGDDGLSFSVMQPKMEIYRRALLADPAVQSVAGFIGGNSGTNNAMVLVRLKPINERKIDAQKVIERLRKEMPKVPGGRLFLMADQDLQLGGGGRDQTSSQYLYSLQSGDLTALREWFPKVVAALRALPQLTAIDARDGAGTQQVTLVVDRDQAKRLGIDMDMVTTVLNNAYSQRQISTIYDSLNQYQVVLEINPKYAWDPSTLEQVQVITADGARVPLSTIAHYENSLANDRVSHEGQFAAESIAFDVAEGYSPDQAMAALERAVAKLGLPEEVIAKLGGTADAFAKTQEGQPLMILGALVLVYLVLGILYESYIHPLTILSTLPSAGVGALLALYVTGGEFSLISLLGLFLLIGVVKKNAILMIDLALQLERHQGLTPEESIRRACLLRLRPILMTTLAAILGALPLLLSRAEGAEMRQPLGLTIIGGLVFSQILTLYTTPVVYLYLDRLRHRFNRWRGVRTDAALETPL, from the coding sequence ATGAACCTGTCCGGTCCTTTCATCCGTCGCCCGGTGGCGACCATGCTGTTGAGCCTGGCGATCATGCTGCTGGGCGGGGTCAGCTTCGGCCTGCTGCCGGTGGCGCCGCTGCCACAGATGGACTTCCCGGTGATCGTGGTGTCGGCCAACCTGTCCGGCGCCAGCCCGGAAGTGATGGCCTCCACCGTGGCCACGCCGCTGGAGCGCAAGCTGGGCAGCATTGCCGGGGTGACCACCCTGACCAGCAGCTCCAACCAGGGCTCCACACGGGTGATCATCGGCTTCGAGATGGGCCGCGACATCGACGGTGCGGCGCGCGAGGTGCAGGCGGCGATCAACGCCACCCGCAACCTGCTGCCCAGCGGTATGCGCAGCATGCCCACCTACAAGAAGATCAACCCGTCGCAGGCACCGATCATGGTGCTGTCGCTGACTTCGGACGTGCTGCAGAAGGGCCAGCTGTACGACCTGGCCGACACCATCCTGTCGCAGAGCCTGGCCCAGGTGCCCGGGGTAGGGGAGGTGCAGATCGGCGGCAGTTCGTTGCCGGCGGTGCGCATTGCCGTGGAGCCGCAATTGCTCAACCAGTACGGCCTGTCGCTGGATGAAGTGCGCACTGCGGTGTCCAACGCCAACCAGCGCCGGCCGATGGGCTTTGTCGAGGACGCCGAGCGCAACTGGCAGGTGCGTGCCAATGACCAGCTGGAAAGCGCCAAGGACTACGAGCCCGTGGTGATCCGCCAGCAGAACGGCACCATCCTGCGCCTGTCCGACGTGGCGACCATCACCGACGGCGTCGAGAACCGCTACAACAGCGGCTTCTTCAATGACCAGAGCGCGGTGCTGCTGGTGGTCAACCGCCAGACCGGCGCCAACATCATCGAAACGGTCGACCAGATCAAGGCGCAGCTGCCGGCCCTGCAATCGCTGCTGCCGGCCAGCGTGCAACTGAACGTGGCCATGGACCGCTCGCCAGTGATCAAGGCAACCCTCAAGGAAGCCGAGCACACCCTGCTGATCGCCGTGGTGCTGGTGATCCTGGTGGTCTACCTGTTCCTCGGCAGCCTGCGGGCCTCGCTGATCCCCAGCCTGGCGGTGCCGGTGTCACTGGTGGGCACCTTCGCAGTCATGTACCTGTGCGGGTTCTCGCTCAACAACCTGTCGCTGATGGCGCTTATTCTTGCCACCGGCCTGGTGGTAGACGACGCCATCGTGGTGCTGGAGAACATCTCCCGGCACATCGAGGACGGCCAACCGCCGATGAAGGCGGCCTTCCTGGGTGCCAAGGAAGTGGGTTTCACCTTGCTGTCGATGAACGTGTCGCTGGTGGCGGTGTTCGTCTCCATCCTGTTCATGGGCGGCATCGTGCGCAACCTGTTCCAGGAGTTCTCCATCACCCTGGCGGCGGCGATCATCGTGTCGCTGGTGGTGTCGCTGACCCTCACGCCGATGCTGTGCGCCCGCTGGCTCAAGCCGCACCAGGCCGAGCAGAACCGCCTGCAGCGCTGGAGCGACCAGTTGCACCAGCGCATGGTCGATGCCTATGACCGCAGCCTGGGCTGGGCCTTGCGCCACAAGCGCCTGACGCTGATCAGCCTGCTGGCCACCATCGGTATCAACATCGCCCTGTACGTGGTGGTGCCCAAGACGCTGATGCCGCAGCAGGACACCGGCCAGCTGATGGGCTTCATCCGTGGCGACGACGGCCTGTCGTTCAGCGTGATGCAGCCGAAAATGGAAATCTACCGCCGCGCCTTGCTGGCCGACCCGGCAGTGCAGAGCGTTGCCGGCTTCATCGGCGGCAACAGCGGCACCAACAACGCCATGGTGCTGGTGCGCCTGAAACCGATCAACGAGCGCAAGATCGACGCGCAGAAGGTGATCGAGCGCCTGCGCAAGGAAATGCCCAAGGTACCCGGCGGGCGCCTGTTCCTGATGGCCGACCAGGACCTGCAACTGGGCGGCGGGGGGCGCGACCAGACCTCTTCGCAGTACCTGTACTCCCTGCAGAGCGGTGACCTGACGGCCCTGCGCGAATGGTTCCCGAAAGTGGTGGCGGCGCTGCGTGCACTGCCGCAACTGACTGCCATCGACGCCCGCGACGGTGCCGGCACCCAGCAGGTGACCCTGGTGGTCGACCGCGACCAGGCCAAGCGCCTGGGCATCGACATGGACATGGTCACCACGGTGCTGAACAACGCCTACAGCCAGCGGCAGATCTCCACCATCTACGACAGCCTCAACCAGTACCAGGTAGTGCTGGAGATCAACCCGAAGTACGCCTGGGACCCGAGCACCCTCGAGCAGGTACAGGTGATTACCGCCGACGGTGCCCGCGTACCGCTGTCGACCATCGCCCACTACGAGAACAGCCTGGCCAACGACCGGGTCAGCCACGAAGGCCAGTTCGCCGCCGAAAGCATCGCCTTCGACGTCGCCGAAGGCTACAGCCCCGACCAGGCCATGGCGGCGCTGGAGCGTGCGGTGGCCAAGCTGGGCTTGCCCGAGGAAGTGATCGCCAAGCTTGGTGGTACCGCCGATGCCTTCGCCAAGACCCAGGAAGGCCAGCCGCTGATGATCCTTGGCGCGCTGGTGCTGGTCTACCTGGTGCTGGGCATCCTCTACGAAAGCTACATTCACCCGCTGACCATCCTCTCGACACTGCCCTCGGCCGGCGTCGGTGCCTTGCTGGCGCTGTACGTCACCGGCGGCGAGTTCAGCCTGATCTCGCTGCTGGGGCTGTTCCTGCTGATCGGCGTGGTGAAGAAGAACGCCATCCTGATGATCGACCTGGCCTTGCAGCTGGAGCGCCACCAGGGCCTGACACCGGAAGAGTCGATCCGTCGGGCCTGCCTGCTGCGCCTGCGGCCGATCCTGATGACGACCCTGGCGGCCATCCTCGGCGCCTTGCCGCTGCTGCTGAGCCGCGCCGAAGGCGCGGAAATGCGCCAGCCACTGGGCCTGACCATCATTGGCGGCCTGGTGTTCAGCCAGATCCTCACCCTTTACACGACACCGGTGGTCTACCTGTACCTGGACCGCCTGCGTCACCGTTTCAACCGTTGGCGTGGCGTGCGCACCGACGCCGCCCTGGAAACCCCGCTATGA
- a CDS encoding serine/threonine transporter, with protein MNEQAPSVEQRFAESTPATLGSWSRHDTTWMLGLFGTAIGAGTLFLPINAGLGGFWPLLILAILAFPMTYFAHRGLTRFVLSGRNDGDITEVVKEHFGITAGASITVLYFFAIFPILLIYSVALTNTVSSFMEHQLHMQPPPRAILSFVLILGLLAIVRCGEQATVKVMSLLVYPFIVALALLGLYLVPHWTGGILDSATQVPPASAFLHTLWLAIPVMVFSFNHSPIISAFAVDQKRRYGEHADERSGQILRRAHLLMVVMVLFFVFSCVLTLSSAQLAEAKAQNLSILSYLANHFSNPTIAFAAPLIAFVAIAKSFLGHYIGASEGLKGIITKAGARPSAKALDRVVAALMLVVCWIVATLNPSILGMIESLGGPILAVLLFLMPMYAIRRVPSMRKYSGAASNVFVVVVGLVALTSVVYGLLG; from the coding sequence ATGAATGAGCAGGCCCCAAGCGTTGAACAACGCTTTGCAGAATCGACCCCCGCCACCCTCGGCAGCTGGTCGCGTCACGACACCACCTGGATGCTGGGCCTGTTCGGCACAGCGATCGGCGCCGGAACCCTGTTCCTGCCGATCAACGCCGGCCTTGGCGGCTTCTGGCCGTTGCTGATCCTGGCCATACTGGCCTTCCCGATGACCTATTTCGCTCACCGCGGGCTGACCCGTTTCGTCCTTTCCGGGCGCAATGACGGCGATATCACCGAAGTGGTCAAGGAGCACTTCGGCATTACCGCCGGCGCCTCGATCACCGTGCTGTACTTCTTCGCGATCTTCCCGATCCTGCTTATCTATAGCGTGGCGCTGACCAACACCGTGTCCAGCTTCATGGAGCACCAGCTGCACATGCAGCCGCCGCCACGGGCCATCCTGTCGTTCGTGCTGATCCTCGGCCTGCTGGCCATCGTGCGCTGCGGCGAGCAGGCCACGGTCAAGGTCATGAGCCTGCTGGTCTACCCGTTCATCGTCGCCCTGGCGTTGCTGGGCCTGTACCTGGTGCCGCACTGGACCGGTGGCATTCTCGACAGCGCCACCCAGGTGCCACCGGCCTCGGCCTTCCTGCACACCCTGTGGCTGGCGATTCCGGTGATGGTGTTCTCGTTCAACCACTCGCCGATCATCTCCGCCTTTGCCGTCGACCAGAAGCGCCGCTACGGCGAGCATGCCGATGAGCGTAGCGGCCAGATCCTGCGCCGTGCCCACCTGCTGATGGTGGTGATGGTGCTGTTCTTCGTGTTCAGCTGCGTGCTCACCCTGAGCAGCGCCCAGCTGGCCGAGGCCAAGGCGCAGAACCTGTCGATCCTGTCGTACCTGGCCAACCACTTCAGCAACCCGACCATCGCGTTCGCTGCACCGCTGATTGCTTTCGTGGCCATCGCCAAGTCGTTCCTCGGCCACTACATCGGCGCCAGCGAAGGCCTGAAGGGCATCATCACCAAGGCCGGTGCTCGCCCGAGCGCCAAGGCCCTGGACCGCGTGGTCGCCGCGCTGATGCTGGTGGTGTGCTGGATCGTCGCCACCCTCAACCCAAGCATCCTCGGCATGATCGAGTCGCTCGGTGGCCCGATCCTCGCGGTGCTGCTGTTCCTGATGCCGATGTACGCCATTCGCCGCGTGCCATCCATGCGCAAGTACAGCGGTGCTGCCTCCAACGTGTTCGTGGTGGTAGTCGGCCTGGTTGCGCTGACCTCGGTGGTATACGGCCTGCTGGGCTGA
- a CDS encoding MdtA/MuxA family multidrug efflux RND transporter periplasmic adaptor subunit, whose product MQASNSRSPRRWLVGLLILLLVAALAWWLWPAAAPAPKEAGGGRGGKGMGMMGGRPGFGGSSDPVPVRVEPVRVGDFPLYYKALGTVTATNTVNVRSRVAGELVKIHFKEGQQVKAGDLLAEIDPRSYRIALQQAEGTLAQNQAQLKNAQVDLARYKGLYAEDSIAKQTLDTAEAQVAQFQGLVKTNQAQVNDARLNLDFTQIRAPINGRVGLRQLDLGNLVAANDTTALVVITQTEPISVAFTLPETELSTVLERYRSGASLPVEAWDRSESKLQSTGVLGSIDNQIDTTTGTLKFKGRFENKDLALFPNQFVNVRLLADTLKQVTMAPAAAIQFGNDGSFAYVVNDQNTVNIRKLKVGASDGENSVILEGLKAGDRLVLEGTDRLREGTKVEVVEDSSQVPTTPGQHLQGQEAKGSASTGDVQPGKAQPGSAAGKAGA is encoded by the coding sequence ATGCAAGCGTCCAATTCCCGTTCCCCTCGTCGCTGGCTCGTAGGCCTGCTGATCCTGCTGCTGGTGGCTGCACTGGCCTGGTGGCTGTGGCCCGCAGCGGCGCCTGCGCCTAAAGAAGCCGGTGGCGGGCGCGGTGGCAAGGGCATGGGCATGATGGGCGGTCGCCCGGGCTTCGGCGGCTCCAGCGACCCGGTGCCGGTGCGCGTCGAGCCGGTGCGGGTGGGCGACTTCCCGCTGTACTACAAGGCCCTGGGCACCGTCACCGCGACCAACACCGTCAACGTGCGCAGCCGCGTGGCTGGCGAGCTGGTCAAGATCCACTTCAAGGAAGGCCAGCAGGTCAAGGCCGGCGACCTGCTCGCCGAGATCGACCCGCGCTCGTACCGCATCGCCCTGCAACAGGCCGAAGGCACCCTGGCGCAGAACCAGGCGCAGCTGAAAAACGCCCAGGTCGACCTGGCCCGCTATAAAGGCCTGTACGCCGAAGACAGCATCGCCAAGCAAACCCTCGACACCGCCGAAGCGCAGGTGGCGCAGTTCCAGGGGCTGGTGAAGACCAACCAGGCGCAGGTCAACGACGCCCGCCTGAACCTCGATTTCACCCAGATCCGCGCGCCGATCAATGGCCGCGTGGGCCTGCGCCAGCTCGACCTGGGCAACCTGGTGGCCGCCAACGACACCACCGCGCTGGTGGTGATCACCCAGACCGAGCCGATCAGCGTTGCCTTCACCCTGCCGGAAACCGAGTTGAGCACCGTGCTGGAACGCTACCGCAGCGGCGCCAGCCTGCCGGTCGAAGCCTGGGACCGCAGTGAGAGCAAGCTGCAGTCCACCGGCGTGCTGGGCAGCATCGACAACCAGATCGACACCACCACCGGCACCCTCAAGTTCAAGGGCCGCTTCGAGAACAAGGACCTGGCTCTGTTCCCCAACCAGTTCGTCAACGTGCGCCTGCTGGCCGACACCCTCAAGCAGGTGACCATGGCCCCGGCGGCGGCCATCCAGTTCGGCAATGACGGCTCCTTCGCCTACGTGGTCAATGACCAGAACACGGTCAACATCCGCAAGCTCAAGGTGGGCGCCAGCGACGGCGAGAACAGCGTCATCCTCGAAGGCCTGAAGGCCGGCGACCGCCTGGTGCTGGAAGGCACCGACCGCCTGCGCGAAGGCACCAAGGTGGAAGTGGTCGAAGACAGCTCGCAAGTGCCGACCACCCCGGGCCAGCACCTGCAAGGCCAAGAGGCCAAGGGTTCGGCAAGCACTGGTGATGTGCAGCCCGGTAAAGCACAGCCTGGTAGCGCAGCAGGCAAGGCGGGCGCATGA
- the tpx gene encoding thiol peroxidase, translating into MAQVTLKGNPVQVNGELPKTGAQAPAFSLVGEGLADKSLKDYAGKRKVLNIFPSVDTPTCATSVRKFNAQANDVANTVVLCISADLPFAQARFCGAEGLDNVKNLSTLRGREFLENYGVAIADGPLAGLAARAVVVLDENDKVLHSELVGEIADEPNYDAALAVLK; encoded by the coding sequence ATGGCTCAAGTGACTCTCAAAGGCAACCCGGTTCAGGTCAACGGCGAACTGCCGAAAACCGGCGCCCAGGCTCCGGCTTTCTCCCTGGTAGGTGAAGGCCTGGCTGACAAGTCGCTGAAAGACTACGCCGGCAAGCGCAAGGTGCTGAACATCTTCCCGAGCGTCGACACCCCGACCTGCGCTACCTCCGTGCGCAAGTTCAACGCCCAGGCCAACGATGTGGCCAACACCGTGGTGCTGTGCATCTCTGCCGACCTGCCGTTCGCCCAGGCACGCTTCTGCGGCGCCGAAGGCCTGGACAACGTGAAGAACCTGTCGACCCTGCGTGGCCGCGAGTTCCTGGAAAACTACGGCGTGGCCATCGCCGATGGCCCGCTGGCCGGCCTGGCTGCCCGTGCCGTGGTGGTGCTGGACGAAAACGACAAGGTGCTGCACAGCGAGCTGGTTGGCGAAATCGCTGATGAGCCGAACTACGATGCAGCGCTGGCTGTACTGAAGTAA
- a CDS encoding aromatic amino acid transaminase: protein MFKHVDAYAGDPILSLMETFKADPRADKVNLSIGLYYDEAGVVPQLAAVDAVEKRIAGQDHEASLYLPMEGLASYRQAIQALLFGADHPAVTGGRVATVQTVGGSGALKVGADFLKRYFPQSEVWVSNPTWDNHRAIFEGAGFKVHTYPYFDQATRGVDFDGMLATLQTLPANSVVLLHPCCHNPTGADLEQHQWQQVVEVVKARQLIPFLDIAYQGFAEGLVEDAYAIREMARAGVPCLVSNSFSKIFSLYGERVGGLSVVCDDDATAQSVLGQLKATVRRNYSSPPNFGAQLVAGVLSDAALNAQWAEEVEVMRKRILDMRQALVDALAVLLPGQDFQFFLRQRGMFSYTGFSVEQVRRLRDEFGVYLIDSGRVCMSGLRPANLQRVAEAFAAVQK, encoded by the coding sequence GTGTTCAAACATGTCGATGCCTATGCCGGCGACCCGATCCTCTCGTTGATGGAAACCTTCAAGGCCGACCCGCGCGCCGACAAGGTCAACCTGAGTATCGGCCTGTACTACGATGAGGCCGGCGTGGTGCCGCAACTGGCGGCTGTGGATGCGGTGGAAAAACGCATCGCCGGCCAGGACCACGAAGCCTCGCTGTACCTGCCGATGGAAGGCCTGGCCAGCTACCGCCAGGCGATCCAGGCACTGCTGTTCGGTGCCGATCACCCAGCCGTGACCGGCGGGCGCGTGGCCACCGTGCAGACCGTGGGCGGTTCCGGCGCCCTCAAGGTCGGTGCCGACTTCCTCAAGCGCTACTTCCCGCAGTCCGAAGTCTGGGTCAGCAACCCGACCTGGGACAACCACCGCGCCATCTTCGAAGGCGCCGGCTTCAAGGTGCACACCTACCCGTACTTCGACCAGGCCACCCGTGGCGTGGATTTCGACGGCATGCTGGCCACCCTGCAGACCCTGCCGGCCAACAGCGTGGTGCTGCTGCACCCGTGCTGCCACAACCCCACCGGCGCCGACCTGGAACAGCACCAGTGGCAACAGGTGGTTGAAGTGGTCAAGGCACGCCAGCTGATCCCGTTCCTCGACATCGCCTACCAGGGCTTCGCCGAAGGCCTGGTGGAAGACGCCTACGCCATCCGTGAAATGGCCCGCGCCGGCGTGCCGTGCTTGGTCAGCAACTCGTTCTCGAAGATCTTCTCGCTGTACGGCGAGCGTGTCGGCGGCCTGTCGGTGGTCTGCGACGATGACGCCACTGCCCAGAGCGTGCTCGGCCAGCTCAAGGCTACCGTGCGCCGCAACTACTCCAGCCCGCCCAACTTCGGCGCCCAGCTGGTTGCTGGCGTGCTCAGCGATGCCGCCCTCAATGCCCAGTGGGCCGAGGAAGTCGAAGTGATGCGCAAACGTATCCTCGACATGCGCCAGGCGCTGGTCGATGCCTTGGCCGTGCTGCTGCCAGGCCAGGACTTCCAGTTCTTCCTGCGCCAGCGCGGCATGTTCAGCTACACCGGCTTCAGCGTCGAGCAGGTGCGCCGCCTGCGTGACGAGTTCGGCGTGTACCTGATCGACAGCGGCCGCGTATGCATGTCCGGCCTGCGCCCGGCCAACCTGCAACGGGTTGCCGAAGCCTTCGCCGCCGTCCAGAAGTAA
- a CDS encoding MdtB/MuxB family multidrug efflux RND transporter permease subunit, translating to MNLSRLFILRPVATTLSMLAIVLAGLIAYKLLPVSALPQVDYPTIRVMTLYPGASPQVMTSAVTAPLERQFGQMPGLEQMASTSSGGASVLTLRFNLDMNMDVAEQQVQAAINAASNLLPSDLPAPPVYNKVNPADTPVLTLAISSKTMPLPKLNDLVDTRVAQKLAQISGVGMVSIAGGQRQAVRIKVNVDALAANGLNLEDVRTLIGASNVNQPKGNFDGPTRVSMLDANDQLRSPEEYANLILAYNNGAPLRLKDVAEIVDGAENERLAAWANENHAVLLNIQRQPGANVIEVVDRIKALLPSITDNLPAGLDVSVLTDRTQTIRAAVKDVQHELLIAIALVVMVTFVFLRRFSATLIPSIAVPLSLIGTFGVMYLAGFSVNNLTLMALTIATGFVVDDAIVMLENISRHIEEGETPMQAALKGARQIGFTLISLTFSLIAVLIPLLFMADVVGRLFREFAITLAVAILISLVVSLTLTPMMCARLLKREPKEEEQGRFYRASGAWIDWLIRHYGSALQWVLKRQPLTLLVAVASLALTVFLYMVVPKGFFPVQDTGVIQGISEAPQSTSFAAMSERQQALSKVILQDPAVQSLSSYIGVDGDNATLNSGRLLINLKPHGERDVTASEVINRLQPQVDRLVGIRLFMQPVQDLSIEDRVSRTQYQFSLSSPDADLLAQWSGKLVQALQQRPELADVASDLQDKGLQVYLVIDRDMASRLGISVSQITNALYDAFGQRQISTIYTQASQYRVVLQSQDAAVIGPQALESIHVKATDGGQVRLSALARIEQRQAQLAISHIGQFPAVTLSFNLAHGASLGEAVQVIEQVQKDIGMPLGVQTRFQGAAEAFQASLSSTLLLILAAVVTMYIVLGVLYESYIHPVTILSTLPSAAVGALLALLISGNDLGMIAIIGIILLIGIVKKNAIMMIDFALEAERQQGMSPRDAIYQAALLRFRPILMTTLAALFGAVPLMLATGSGAELRQPLGLVMVGGLLVSQVLTLFTTPVIYLYFDRLARRWRPATDVKQAEA from the coding sequence ATGAACCTCTCGCGTCTGTTCATCCTGCGGCCGGTTGCCACTACGCTGAGCATGCTGGCCATCGTCCTGGCCGGCCTGATCGCCTACAAGCTGCTGCCGGTTTCCGCCTTGCCGCAGGTGGATTACCCGACCATCCGGGTCATGACCCTGTACCCCGGTGCCAGCCCGCAGGTCATGACCAGCGCCGTTACCGCGCCGCTGGAACGCCAGTTCGGCCAGATGCCGGGCCTGGAGCAGATGGCTTCGACCAGCTCCGGCGGCGCCTCGGTGCTGACCCTGCGCTTCAACCTCGACATGAACATGGACGTTGCCGAGCAACAGGTGCAGGCCGCGATCAACGCTGCCAGCAACCTGCTGCCCAGCGACCTGCCGGCGCCGCCGGTGTATAACAAGGTCAACCCGGCCGACACCCCGGTGCTGACCCTGGCCATCTCCAGCAAGACCATGCCGCTGCCCAAGCTCAACGACCTGGTCGATACCCGCGTGGCCCAGAAGCTCGCGCAGATCAGCGGTGTGGGCATGGTCAGCATCGCCGGCGGCCAGCGCCAGGCAGTGCGGATCAAGGTCAACGTCGATGCCCTGGCCGCCAACGGTCTGAACCTGGAGGATGTACGCACCCTGATCGGCGCCTCCAACGTCAACCAGCCCAAGGGCAACTTCGACGGCCCGACCCGGGTGTCGATGCTCGATGCCAACGACCAGCTGCGCTCCCCTGAGGAATACGCCAACCTGATCCTGGCCTACAACAACGGTGCACCGCTGCGCCTGAAGGACGTCGCGGAAATCGTCGACGGCGCGGAGAACGAGCGCCTGGCTGCCTGGGCCAATGAAAACCATGCGGTGCTGTTGAACATCCAGCGCCAGCCGGGCGCCAACGTCATCGAAGTGGTCGACCGCATCAAGGCCCTGCTGCCGTCGATCACCGACAACCTGCCGGCCGGCCTCGATGTTTCGGTGCTCACCGACCGCACCCAGACCATCCGCGCCGCGGTCAAGGACGTGCAGCACGAACTGCTGATCGCCATCGCCCTGGTTGTAATGGTCACGTTCGTCTTCCTGCGCCGTTTCAGTGCCACCCTCATTCCGTCGATCGCCGTGCCGTTGTCGCTGATCGGCACCTTCGGCGTGATGTACCTGGCCGGCTTCTCGGTCAACAACCTGACGCTGATGGCCCTGACCATCGCCACCGGTTTCGTGGTCGACGACGCCATCGTCATGCTGGAGAACATCTCCCGGCACATCGAGGAGGGCGAGACGCCCATGCAGGCTGCGCTCAAGGGCGCCCGGCAAATCGGCTTCACCCTGATCTCGCTGACCTTCTCGCTGATTGCGGTACTGATCCCGCTGCTGTTCATGGCCGATGTGGTCGGCCGCCTGTTCCGCGAGTTCGCCATTACCCTGGCGGTGGCCATCCTGATTTCCCTGGTGGTATCGCTGACCCTCACGCCGATGATGTGCGCGCGCCTGCTCAAGCGTGAGCCCAAGGAAGAGGAACAGGGCCGGTTCTACCGCGCCAGTGGCGCCTGGATCGACTGGCTGATCAGGCACTACGGCAGCGCCCTGCAGTGGGTACTCAAGCGCCAGCCGCTGACGCTGCTGGTGGCCGTGGCCAGCCTGGCGCTCACCGTATTCCTGTACATGGTGGTGCCCAAGGGCTTCTTCCCGGTGCAGGACACCGGGGTGATCCAGGGCATTTCCGAAGCGCCGCAGTCCACCTCGTTCGCCGCCATGAGCGAACGCCAGCAAGCCCTGAGCAAGGTGATCCTGCAGGACCCGGCGGTGCAGAGCCTGTCGTCCTACATCGGTGTCGATGGCGACAACGCCACGCTCAACAGCGGCCGCCTGCTGATCAACCTCAAGCCCCATGGCGAGCGTGATGTCACGGCCAGCGAAGTGATCAACCGCCTGCAGCCGCAAGTCGACCGGCTGGTGGGTATCCGCCTGTTCATGCAGCCGGTGCAGGACCTGAGCATCGAAGACCGGGTCAGCCGTACCCAGTACCAGTTCAGCCTGTCGTCGCCGGACGCCGACCTGCTGGCACAGTGGAGCGGCAAGCTGGTGCAGGCGCTGCAGCAGCGCCCGGAACTGGCCGACGTGGCCAGCGACCTGCAGGACAAGGGCTTGCAGGTGTACCTGGTGATCGACCGCGACATGGCCAGCCGCCTGGGCATCAGCGTGTCGCAGATCACCAACGCCCTGTACGACGCCTTCGGCCAGCGCCAGATCTCGACCATCTACACCCAGGCCAGCCAGTACCGCGTGGTGTTGCAGTCGCAGGATGCGGCGGTGATCGGCCCGCAGGCGCTGGAGTCGATCCACGTCAAGGCCACCGATGGCGGCCAGGTGCGCCTGTCGGCGCTGGCGCGCATCGAGCAGCGCCAGGCCCAGCTGGCCATTTCCCACATCGGCCAGTTCCCGGCGGTGACCCTGTCGTTCAACCTGGCCCACGGCGCTTCGCTGGGCGAGGCGGTGCAGGTGATCGAGCAGGTGCAGAAGGACATCGGCATGCCGCTGGGCGTGCAAACCCGCTTCCAGGGCGCGGCGGAGGCCTTCCAGGCATCGCTGTCGAGCACCTTGCTGTTGATCCTGGCGGCGGTGGTGACCATGTACATCGTGCTGGGCGTGCTGTACGAAAGCTACATCCACCCGGTGACCATTCTTTCGACCCTGCCGTCGGCAGCGGTCGGCGCCTTGCTGGCCTTGCTCATCAGCGGCAACGACCTGGGCATGATCGCCATCATCGGCATCATCCTGCTGATCGGTATCGTCAAGAAGAACGCGATCATGATGATCGATTTCGCCCTCGAGGCCGAGCGCCAGCAGGGCATGAGCCCGCGCGATGCCATCTACCAGGCGGCGCTGCTGCGCTTCCGGCCGATCCTGATGACCACCCTGGCCGCGCTGTTCGGCGCCGTGCCGCTGATGCTCGCCACCGGTTCCGGCGCCGAGTTGCGCCAGCCGCTGGGCCTGGTGATGGTCGGCGGGCTGCTGGTCAGCCAGGTGCTGACGTTGTTCACCACCCCGGTCATCTACCTGTACTTCGACCGCCTGGCCCGCCGCTGGCGCCCGGCCACTGACGTGAAGCAGGCCGAGGCATGA